From the genome of Halichoerus grypus chromosome X, mHalGry1.hap1.1, whole genome shotgun sequence:
GTCCTGGAGGTCATTAACAGGTTCCCCCGGACATGATTTCAGGTGGGAGCCATCACTGGGCTCTTCTGCGGTCTATTTCTGGTTTGTCCTGCTAACGATGTGACTTACCTGCCGGTTCATAAAGACATAGATAATGGGGTTGTAGATAGTGGCACTTTTGGCAAAGTAGGCTGGCAGAGCGGCCACCAGAGGGTGGAAGGCGTAGCCAGGGTGGGCAGCGGCGAAGCATGCAAAGAAGGTGTAGGGGCCCCAGCAGACGCAGAACGCGAAGACCATGACTACCACCATGCGTGTcacctccttctctgccttctgggtGGACTCAGattctttctgctgctttgccACCTGGGGGAGACAGAGATTCATGCCCGGGGACAGTGAGTGGGCGGGTCCCTCTGGGCTCTTCATCCCAGGGGACTCTGTTGCTATCGCTTGGGCAGTGAGTCAGGGAGAAGGCAAGAGACAGGTGGCCCGGGGATGGGGAGTCATGGTGAGAAGGAGATGGGCCCACCCGGGCCAGTCAGCGGCCAGCTCCCACCCGCGTGAGTCGGCAGCCTGGCTTAGGCTGCACTGGGCTGGCCCTGAGGGAGCTTGTGTAGGTTTTGAGGTGGTGCACAGCTGGCCCTAGAGAAGACGGCCTTGAGCCAGGGCCTTCCAAGCTCTTGGCTTAGCTTGGCTAAGCCACACATAAGGAGTTTGGGAAGGAGCTAAGGAGGCCATCCTTAGCACCACCTGGTCCCTTATCAGTGTGTCCCCTCCAGTGCTCAGGTCTGAGGGGCTGAGCAGGAGGAGACCCAGAGGCTGGACACTGCTTGCTGTTAGCCCAGAGCTAACATGGCTCAAGCAATGGTTGGATACCTGCGGGAGCCAGCTAGGTTGCTTCCGATCCTTGACCGCcaatggggttgggggaggaagcGGGGCAGGGGGCACATCACAGGCTGCAGGCAGGGAGTTTGTGGCCTTCACTCTAGAAAGAGCTTATGAGCACTTGTTGATCTGATTGTGGGCACAAGCAGCTTCATATCAGAAAGGCACCACCCCAAAGGGCCTTCTACCAACTGTGCCAAGCAGGATCTCAATAGGAACAGATGGCGCAGCCCGATCAAACTAATTGTAGGTGAGTTGGCTGACAAGGGGACAACTTATGTACGATGttcttcctcttctgcctcactCTGATTGCCTACGTAGGGGGTAGGGGGTGGCTGCAGACAGTATCAACTTCCCAGTGAGGAGAGTGGAGAGCGGGTCTTGGGGACAGATGGCACATGCGAATCCACTCCTTGGCCTGCCCCAACAGCCCCGTGAAGGGGACAGGGTCACTCTGGTGGCAGTGTTTCAAAACCACCTTTTGATGCGCAGGTTTCACTTGCGGGTCTGGCTGTCTTTCCACCCAGGGGAGAACTGTCCTGGGTCAGGGAAGAAATGCAGCTCTGCTCCCTTATTGGGCCCCACATGAAGGGCGGGGGACAGTCCCTTCCCATCTTGTAGGGGCAAGGACAAGGGAGCCAGGGCTGTAGTGGCACTTCCAAAGGAATTGCAGGACTCATGTGTGGTTTGAGGTCAGGAGAGAGGACTGGGTGATCCTTTGTGCCAGCCTCAACGTCCCTGGCCCTCATGATCCTGCCAGGCAGGGGTGAAGCCAGGAGGGTTTGGGGGCTTACTGCTCGGATGGCCAGCCACACTTGGAGGTAGCAGAGTATGATGACACCGAGTGGGATGATGCAGCACGTGGTCATGAGGACGATCATGTAAGACTGCACCCCAGGGTACGAGCTGCCACTGAACACGTCCGGGCCACACGACGTCTTCAGGCCGTGGGGCCAGTACCTGCAGAGAAGGGCTGGCAGCCTGTCCTGACGTAGGCATGGCAACACAGGACCCCTCAGGCCAGGCACACCACTGACCTGGGCTGGAGgattgttggttttgttttttttttaaagctctatccatttattttagagaagggggaggggcagagggagagggagagcgagaatgctcaagcagactccccgctgagcacgaagctcaacgtggggctccagcccaggaccccgagaccacgacccgacctgaaatcaagagtcggccactcaatggactgagccacccaggcaccccaggattgtttggtttttaaaatcacagtgaaattCACATTACAtgaattaaccttttttttttaaagattttatttatttatttaagagagagagaatgagagagagcacatgagaggggggagggtcagagggagaagcagactccctgccgagcagggagcccgatgcgggactcgatcccgggactccaggatcatgacctgagccgaaggcagtcgcttaaccaactgagccacccaggcgcccgaattaaCCATTTTtgaagtgaacaattcagtggcatttagtacgttcacaatgttgtgcaaccacctcTATCTACTTCCCCAATACCTTCATCGCCCCCAAAGGAAACCCTTGGGTAGAATTTTGGTAAACCTTTGTCCATTTTTAGGTCTCAtatccccttctttttttttattgcggtaaaatacacataacacctGAGCCCCCAAAGAAGCGGCCTGGCCAAGACACAAATGACCTATTATAGGCCCTGCTGTACATGCAACCCAAGTAGCCTCTGAAAGGGAGGCCCCTCAGAATGTGCtagaaagagggcgcctgggtggctcagttggttgagcgactgccttcagctcaggtcatgatcctggagtcccgggatcgagtcccacatcgggctccctgctcagcggggagtctgcttctccctctgaccctcttccctctcatgctctctgtctctcattctctctctctcaaataaatgaataaaatcttaaaaaaaaaaaaaaagaatgtgctagAAAGAGGCCTGGGGCAGAGTGGCTTAGAGGGCCCTGCTTTCACTTACAGCTATTCCCAAGGCTTGAGCTTGTCACCTTTCTCTGTGGGCTCCCACGAGCAGCTCACGCTTAGGGGAAACAGACCGTTCCAGAGGCTCGGAGACGACAGGGGCCCATTTCCATGTTGCAGCCAGGCAGATTTATACATTTGTAGACACTGCACCCTCAAAGGGGTCACAGGGAGAGTTGGGTCCATATTCACTTTACTCATGGGGTCACAGAGGCCCAGAAACAGGAAGCAATTTGCCCCAAGGTCACGAATGGAATCGGGAGtctgaccctccccaccagccTTCACCCTCTGCACTAAATGACCTGCCTTCCTGCATGCTGGTATCCTTACCTGCTCCAGCCAAAGATCGGGGGGGCTGTCCACAGAGCAGACCAGACCCAGGAAAAGGCAATGCCCACGATGGCTAGTTTTGCATCAAATCTCACGTTGCCAAAAGGCTTGCAGACTACCATCCACCTCTCCCAGGAAATGATGGCCAGGGACCAGAGACCCGTGATCCCTGCAGGGGAGAGCAGGCAGATGAGGGCTTTGAGCCTCCAATGTCACTCCTTCCATCCAGACCAGCCGACAGTTTTCAAGATCAAGAGGTTCCTTCCCACCTACCTGAAACACCTAATTCTCCCCAAAAGTGTATTCAGGTCCAGGGGGCAGTGGGTCTCTTGGTCAATTCCTCTAACACCCTCTTTTCCCCGTTCTTTCCTCTTGGGCCTGTACCACCCTGATTCCTAGCTCTCTTTCAGTTGGCCACCAGCCTTTCTTCGAATGCCGACACGCCTCCCGATGGCCATGCCCACACCCACATGACCACACTGAGGTGCTGTGGTCCCAGCCAAGGGCAAGGAAACAGGACCTGCGTCTTGTGACCTGTGCCCCCTTCTGCCAGTATGCACACTTGTTTAAGTTTCCAGATTTCCCACCACCGCCCACCATCTGGCAGGTGGAGACGGTGTCTTCCTGTCCTGCTTACACACTGGAGGTCTGTGGGCAGAATTCAGGGCTCCGTGAACTGGGGCAGGAAAAAGACAGCTTTGTTTCCAGTAACCTCTAATGGACACTGGGCATTTCCTTCCGTTATTAGCACGGTGGCATTAGCAGTGCCTGGGGCTTGGTCACTTTCCAGAGGTGGCAGACATTTCCCAATATCACTGTATTCCTTACCATTTTGAAATTTCAGTGGCTGTCGGCCAGATCCAGTTATCTGATACTTTAATAAAGAATGGTATCATTAATACTTCTAAACAATACATTTACTAATAATTTTAACGAAGGACTATGCcactaattaatttttaatactttgattACTATATTTCAGTATCATCTCTGTTGACTTGAAAACAGacctcaagggcgcctgggtggctcagttggttaagcgactgccttcggctcaggtcatgatcctggagtcctgggatcgagtcccacatcgggctccctgctcagcagggagtctgcttctccctctgaccctcctccctctcatgctgtctctcattctctctcttgcaaataaataaaatcttaaaaaaagaaaaaattgaaaacagaccTCAAGCAGATGCAGAGGCGAGAGGGGAATCCTGACAGAACCAGAGACAGATTTGAGTGGACATGAAGGTACACAGAGCACTTGGACTTGGGGGATAGATTTTCTCTGCCCAACCTTCCCTGGTCACTGCTACTCTGTACCTTTGGGAGAGTGCTGGaccatcatctgtaaaatgagaggcaGTTAGATATGGGGGGACAGTGTCCGCTCTTGTCCCGTGGGCTTCATGTTggcacctacctcatagggttatgaGAGAGGCCAATACGTTCATTTAAATCTTGCCCCTAAGTcctgcccccattttacagatgagaaaatggaggagCGGTGTGGTAAAGAGATTCAGTGTTATTCACAGCACTAGTAATTCAAATCTGGGGCCAGGGTCCCCCTTCCTTCACCAGGCCCTCACCGTcctagtgtctttttttttctcttcctaatgtCCACCTCCTCAGAATGTGGATTGGAGATTAGTTTAGGTAGCAATTAGACAAACCCAAGTTAGATGTGGGAACTAAGGACCCAGGAATGGTGACCAGATCGTTCTGGGAAACTTTTCAAACGGAAGAGCAGCTGCGAGCCTCTGCGGGTGTGACAGCTGAGGGCCTAGAGACCCAGGCTGCGTGTGCGGAGCGCCATGGCCCTAGGCTCCTTGTCTTCTTGGACGGACACCAAGCTGCAACCCTCAGCCCTCTGTTTTTTCATGGGAGGCCTGGCGCAAGAGCTCCCGGAGGGGATCTCAGCCTCATCGGGCCTGCCTGTCCTCCCCTTCCTTGTGGGCCCCAGAGAAAGAAACCTGGCCTCATGGCAACCCTCCCCCCTCATCTGGAGCCCCCTGCGTGACAGACCCAGCTCTTGCTCCAGCCTCCTCGCCACTCCTGCTCACTCAGCCTCACTCTGTCAAGCGCCAACCACACCCGGCTCTCCCTGACTGCCTCGCCCCAGCTCAAGATTCAGGTCCTCCGTTGTCTCCTCCAGGTGCTCTGAGAGAACTGATGGTGCCATGTGGTCACCATTTGGGATAGGGACCCCTCTTGCCAGGGGACTTGGGACTACCTCCGGGCAGGGATCCTATACTTCTGGTGCCCAGCACATGGGTTCTTCTCTGCCAGTGTTGGCCTGAGTAGAGCCAAGGCCCACAGAGATGTTAGTGATGGGGATGGGGAACGGGATCTGGGATCTAGTTTCAATATCCCAAAAGCTCTAATGGGAAGTGTTTCTTTCCCTGGAAAAATCCAACACAGATGAGCTGAAGGGGCACACATCCCTGATTTGAATGGAAATTCTGTTTGGGGTGACCAGAGCCCTTCCCTCCCACATGGTCCTGGGATTACCTGGTACTGTATCTGGCCTGTCTCAGGGCAGGCACTCAGTACACCTACTTGTTGGACTacaaccaccccccccaccccatgatgACCCCAGCCTTGTTTCCCCTGCAGGTCTGTCTCCCTTCAAGTGTGTACCGTGGGCACACCTGGGGGGTCGCTGTGTGAGTGTGTCCTTCACACACAGCGGGCTGGGTCTTCCCTGAGCCTGGGCCCCGGGCTGGCTTACCACACAAGGAGACAGTGTAGCCCTCCACGA
Proteins encoded in this window:
- the LOC118522192 gene encoding long-wave-sensitive opsin 1; its protein translation is MTQRWGPQRLADGRPQPGYEDSTQASIFTYTNSNATRGPFEGPNYHIAPRWVYHLTSTWMIFVVIASVFTNGLVLVATMRFKKLRHPLNWILVNLAVADLAETIIASTISIVNQIYGYFVLGHPLCVVEGYTVSLCGITGLWSLAIISWERWMVVCKPFGNVRFDAKLAIVGIAFSWVWSALWTAPPIFGWSRYWPHGLKTSCGPDVFSGSSYPGVQSYMIVLMTTCCIIPLGVIILCYLQVWLAIRAVAKQQKESESTQKAEKEVTRMVVVMVFAFCVCWGPYTFFACFAAAHPGYAFHPLVAALPAYFAKSATIYNPIIYVFMNRQFRNCILQLFGKKVDDSSELSSASKTEASSVSSVSPA